A window from Bacteroidota bacterium encodes these proteins:
- a CDS encoding inorganic diphosphatase: MHPWHDLPLGTITEEINVVIEVPKGGTVKYELDKESGMLRVDRVLYSAVYYPANYGFIPRTLGGDGDALDVLVLMDQPVDPFSILTARAIGALPMVDEAGEDEKILAVCSGDPGYAHYTDLADLADHQRHQIDRFFQDYKTLENKMVTTKEFMDRAAALDVIRDGADRYARTFPERG, encoded by the coding sequence ATGCATCCCTGGCACGACCTCCCGCTCGGCACCATCACCGAAGAGATCAACGTTGTCATCGAGGTCCCAAAGGGTGGGACGGTGAAGTACGAACTCGACAAGGAGAGCGGGATGCTGCGCGTCGACCGCGTGCTCTACAGCGCCGTCTACTACCCGGCCAACTACGGCTTTATCCCCCGCACCCTCGGCGGCGACGGCGATGCGCTCGACGTGCTTGTGCTGATGGACCAGCCGGTCGATCCGTTCAGTATTCTCACGGCGCGCGCCATCGGCGCGCTCCCGATGGTTGACGAGGCGGGAGAGGACGAGAAGATCCTCGCCGTCTGCTCCGGGGACCCCGGCTACGCCCACTACACCGACCTCGCCGACCTCGCCGACCACCAGCGGCACCAGATCGACCGGTTCTTCCAGGACTACAAGACGCTCGAGAACAAGATGGTGACGACGAAGGAGTTCATGGACCGGGCCGCCGCGCTCGACGTGATCCGCGACGGGGCCGACCGCTACGCCCGGACGTTTCCCGAGAGGGGATAG